A region of [Chlorobium] sp. 445 DNA encodes the following proteins:
- a CDS encoding ABC transporter permease: protein MVALQRGFVSEAERHTALFLALSAPPTAIFLGKLFYNSAMALLVNALVALLYITTLNLEIFNWAIFASALLLGSVGAATSLTLISAIVANATSKGGLFAVLSFPILLPLILLVVRATKVATMDDAPLARAETELQLLIAYTLVMLTLSLMLFDFVWEE from the coding sequence ATGGTAGCCTTGCAACGCGGGTTTGTCAGTGAAGCGGAGCGACACACAGCGCTATTTCTTGCACTCTCTGCGCCGCCAACCGCTATTTTCCTCGGCAAACTTTTTTACAACAGTGCAATGGCACTATTAGTAAATGCACTTGTGGCGTTGCTTTACATTACGACATTGAATCTAGAGATTTTCAATTGGGCGATTTTTGCTTCTGCCTTGCTGCTCGGTAGTGTGGGCGCAGCAACGTCCCTAACGTTAATCAGTGCAATTGTTGCCAACGCCACATCAAAAGGCGGACTCTTTGCGGTGCTGTCTTTCCCAATCCTGTTGCCGCTGATTTTGCTGGTCGTGCGAGCAACAAAAGTTGCCACAATGGATGATGCGCCGCTAGCACGCGCCGAAACCGAACTTCAACTGCTGATTGCCTACACACTCGTCATGCTCACGCTGTCGCTTATGCTCTTTGACTTCGTGTGGGAAGAGTAG
- a CDS encoding carboxypeptidase has protein sequence MKHLALVLTLFLFTPPSLSAQVDSAKIAMAYSEIASRIIAATMKDSVAFERLAELCDTFGPRFSGSENLERAIDWCLAKMKTDGFDAVRTEPVMVPRWVRGKESCQLLSPRVHNIAVLGLGGSVSTPKQGITAEVLVVKDFDELEMRASDAKGKIVLFNTPFTQYGQTVRVRVLGAQRAAQVGAVASLIRSVGPFSLYSPHTGGMAYVDSIPKIPHAAISLEDAEMLARMQKRGQKIVVKLVLESQQLPDSPSRNVIAELRGSEKPDEVVVFGGHIDSWDVGQGAMDDGGGCVAAWHALKVICKLGLRPRRTLRVVFWTNEENGFRGATAYAEAHQTEKHVLAIESDAGVFKPTGFGFTGRDSVLKIIQAISHLLIPLEAHHITLGGGGADIAPLMQQGVPGLGLQVEGSRYFWYHHTHADTIDKLNPEELNRCAAAMAIMAFVAADLP, from the coding sequence ATGAAACATCTTGCACTTGTTCTCACGCTCTTTCTTTTTACTCCCCCGTCCCTGTCTGCTCAAGTTGATTCTGCCAAAATCGCTATGGCTTACAGCGAGATTGCTTCACGCATCATCGCCGCCACGATGAAAGATAGTGTGGCTTTTGAGCGGTTGGCGGAACTGTGCGACACATTCGGTCCGCGTTTTAGCGGTTCCGAAAACTTAGAGCGCGCAATTGATTGGTGCTTAGCGAAAATGAAAACGGACGGCTTCGATGCCGTACGCACCGAGCCTGTGATGGTTCCGCGTTGGGTACGCGGCAAAGAAAGTTGCCAATTGCTTTCACCACGCGTTCACAACATTGCTGTCCTTGGCTTAGGCGGCAGCGTATCGACGCCAAAGCAAGGCATCACCGCTGAAGTTTTAGTGGTAAAAGACTTCGATGAACTAGAAATGCGTGCCAGTGACGCCAAAGGCAAAATTGTACTCTTCAATACCCCTTTTACACAGTATGGTCAAACTGTGCGTGTGCGTGTGCTCGGAGCGCAACGTGCCGCACAAGTTGGCGCTGTAGCCAGTTTAATTCGTTCGGTTGGACCGTTTTCACTTTATTCGCCGCATACGGGCGGTATGGCTTATGTTGATTCTATTCCGAAAATTCCGCATGCTGCCATTTCATTAGAAGATGCTGAAATGCTGGCACGCATGCAAAAGCGCGGACAAAAAATTGTCGTCAAACTTGTGCTGGAATCTCAGCAACTTCCCGACTCGCCTTCACGCAATGTGATTGCTGAACTTCGAGGCTCCGAAAAGCCCGATGAAGTCGTTGTCTTCGGCGGTCATATTGATTCATGGGATGTTGGACAAGGTGCTATGGATGATGGTGGCGGCTGCGTGGCTGCATGGCACGCACTCAAAGTCATTTGCAAGTTAGGCTTGCGTCCGCGTCGCACACTTCGCGTTGTCTTCTGGACCAATGAAGAAAATGGCTTTCGCGGCGCAACCGCTTATGCTGAGGCACACCAGACTGAAAAACATGTGCTCGCCATTGAATCTGACGCAGGTGTTTTCAAGCCGACAGGATTTGGTTTCACTGGACGCGATTCTGTACTGAAGATTATTCAAGCTATTTCTCACTTGCTCATTCCTCTTGAGGCGCACCATATCACGCTTGGGGGCGGCGGTGCTGACATTGCTCCCCTGATGCAACAAGGCGTACCCGGTCTAGGCTTGCAGGTCGAGGGCTCACGCTACTTTTGGTATCATCACACGCATGCGGATACAATAGACAAGCTCAACCCAGAAGAACTCAATCGCTGTGCCGCAGCAATGGCAATTATGGCGTTTGTTGCTGCTGACTTGCCTTAG
- the thiE gene encoding thiamine phosphate synthase: MSGLCVITDTTVQQRFSHLELAELAMRGGANIIQLRDKHLPAKELFALAVAMRTLTLAFGKLFIVNDRTDIALAANADGVHLGQTDLPIPAARKILGKDKIIGGTASTLEEALAVEREGADYIGFGHIFPTMSKEKPTPPRGLEHLREVVCAVKIPVMAIGGITVENAESVLKTGAQSLAVISAVATAESPERTAAQFVSIIKTHIALHS, encoded by the coding sequence ATTTCAGGATTGTGCGTGATTACTGATACAACTGTGCAACAGCGGTTTTCGCACTTAGAACTGGCTGAACTTGCCATGCGCGGCGGTGCAAACATCATTCAACTGCGCGATAAACATCTGCCTGCAAAAGAACTCTTTGCACTGGCTGTTGCGATGCGTACCCTGACCTTAGCATTTGGAAAACTCTTCATTGTCAATGACCGTACCGACATTGCACTTGCTGCAAATGCAGACGGGGTACATCTTGGACAGACCGACCTGCCAATTCCTGCAGCGCGCAAAATTTTAGGCAAAGACAAAATCATCGGAGGCACTGCATCCACGCTCGAGGAGGCATTAGCTGTTGAGCGTGAAGGCGCAGATTACATCGGCTTTGGACACATTTTCCCAACGATGAGCAAAGAAAAGCCCACACCGCCAAGAGGCTTAGAGCATTTGCGCGAAGTTGTCTGTGCTGTCAAAATCCCAGTGATGGCAATCGGTGGCATCACTGTAGAAAATGCCGAGTCTGTTTTGAAGACAGGCGCACAGAGCTTGGCAGTGATTTCAGCAGTAGCCACAGCAGAATCGCCAGAGAGAACTGCAGCGCAATTTGTGAGCATAATAAAAACGCATATCGCATTACATTCTTGA
- a CDS encoding thiamine phosphate synthase has product MNQEDVLEKLMVITNRKQTCRPLPEWTEELCAAGVRLIQLREKELDAAALYHLALQMRRITAHYGTKLLINDRADVALAVEADGVVIPETGFPIQVVKKINPKFLVAKSVHSIEGAKAAQEHGAHFIIFGHIFETESKPALPPRGLAALKDVVQSVKIPVFAVGGITAANAKLCLEHGAFGVAVISEVATAVDVTQRVQALLRALVQPAASLKSQAVKT; this is encoded by the coding sequence ATGAATCAAGAGGACGTGCTAGAGAAGTTGATGGTCATTACAAACCGCAAGCAAACGTGCCGACCGCTGCCAGAGTGGACGGAAGAACTCTGTGCAGCGGGTGTGCGTCTTATTCAGCTACGCGAAAAAGAGCTTGATGCTGCAGCGCTCTATCATCTTGCCCTCCAGATGCGGCGCATCACGGCACACTACGGCACGAAGTTGCTCATTAACGACCGTGCCGATGTGGCGCTGGCGGTTGAAGCCGATGGGGTCGTGATTCCTGAAACGGGATTCCCGATTCAAGTGGTCAAGAAAATCAATCCAAAGTTTCTGGTCGCAAAAAGCGTGCATAGCATTGAGGGAGCAAAAGCGGCACAAGAGCATGGTGCGCACTTCATTATCTTCGGACACATCTTTGAGACTGAATCTAAACCAGCCTTGCCTCCACGCGGACTTGCAGCACTCAAAGACGTCGTACAAAGTGTGAAAATCCCGGTCTTTGCTGTTGGCGGCATCACTGCTGCAAATGCAAAACTATGCTTAGAACATGGTGCGTTTGGTGTCGCTGTCATCTCTGAGGTTGCAACTGCTGTGGATGTAACTCAGCGCGTACAGGCGCTGCTTCGAGCGCTTGTGCAACCTGCGGCGAGCCTAAAAAGTCAAGCCGTGAAAACTTAA
- the thiG gene encoding thiazole synthase (functions in thiamine (vitamin B1) biosynthesis; in Bacillus subtilis this enzyme catalyzes the formation of thiazole from dehydroxyglycine and 1-deoxy-D-xylulose-5-phosphate and ThiS-thiocarboxylate): MSDLSIAGRTFHSRLLVGTAKYPNPQTMLDAIEASGAEIVTLAIRRIDVHNATTESIVKYLEEKNLFFLPNTAGCYTAKDAVLTAQLAREALNTNWIKLEVIGDDETLFPDTVELLKAAELLLNDGFVVLAYTNDDPITCKKLYNLGCHAVMPLASPIGSGMGIRNPYNLQIIRELLPDIPLIIDAGIGTASDAAIAMELGYDGVLLNTAISQAQHPVQMAEAMKLAVRAGRLAYEAGRIPRKLYATASSPLEGIIGQ; encoded by the coding sequence ATGAGTGACCTAAGTATTGCAGGAAGGACATTTCACTCGCGCTTGCTTGTGGGAACAGCAAAATATCCTAATCCGCAAACCATGCTTGATGCGATTGAAGCCAGTGGTGCTGAAATTGTTACGCTGGCTATAAGGCGCATTGATGTGCACAATGCAACAACTGAAAGCATCGTCAAGTATCTTGAAGAGAAAAATCTCTTCTTTTTGCCGAACACAGCAGGATGTTACACTGCCAAAGATGCAGTGCTCACCGCGCAACTTGCCCGCGAAGCCCTGAACACAAACTGGATAAAGCTCGAAGTCATTGGCGACGATGAGACACTTTTCCCTGACACTGTGGAATTGCTCAAAGCTGCCGAACTCTTGCTCAACGATGGCTTCGTTGTCCTTGCTTATACAAACGATGATCCTATCACATGTAAGAAACTCTACAACTTAGGCTGCCACGCCGTCATGCCGCTGGCATCTCCGATTGGTTCGGGAATGGGCATTCGAAATCCATACAACTTGCAAATCATACGCGAACTTTTGCCCGACATTCCCCTCATCATTGATGCTGGGATTGGCACAGCATCGGATGCAGCTATAGCGATGGAGCTGGGTTACGATGGTGTCTTGCTTAACACTGCAATTTCGCAAGCGCAGCATCCTGTGCAGATGGCAGAAGCGATGAAACTGGCTGTAAGAGCAGGGCGTCTGGCTTACGAGGCAGGACGCATTCCAAGAAAACTTTATGCAACAGCATCCAGTCCACTCGAAGGTATCATTGGACAATGA
- the rplU gene encoding 50S ribosomal protein L21, with product MKALVAISDKQFFVQQGDKIFVPKQKAAEGETLTIDKVLLTSDGTTAFLSPKASVTAKVLRHLKGEKITVFKKKRRKRYRRTRGHRQAFTELEILSIA from the coding sequence ATGAAAGCGCTTGTAGCCATTTCGGATAAGCAATTTTTTGTTCAGCAAGGCGATAAAATTTTTGTTCCGAAGCAAAAGGCAGCGGAAGGTGAAACACTCACCATAGATAAGGTCCTTCTCACCAGCGATGGCACCACAGCTTTTCTTTCTCCGAAGGCATCTGTTACAGCCAAAGTGCTTCGTCATCTTAAAGGTGAGAAAATCACGGTCTTCAAAAAGAAACGTCGCAAGCGTTACCGCAGAACGCGCGGGCACCGTCAAGCCTTCACGGAACTTGAAATTCTTTCAATTGCGTAG
- a CDS encoding 50S ribosomal protein L27 — MAHKKGAGSTKNGRDSNPKYLGIKAFGGELVSAGSIIVRQRGTIYKPGKYVGVGKDHTIYALKDGKVTFKRGKNDRVFVSIDPILTAQ, encoded by the coding sequence ATGGCTCACAAGAAAGGCGCAGGTTCAACCAAAAACGGTCGTGATAGCAACCCGAAATATCTTGGCATCAAAGCCTTTGGTGGCGAACTTGTCAGCGCTGGCTCCATTATTGTTCGTCAGCGTGGGACAATTTACAAGCCCGGGAAGTATGTCGGTGTGGGCAAAGACCACACCATTTATGCCTTAAAAGATGGCAAAGTTACTTTTAAGCGCGGCAAAAACGACCGTGTCTTTGTCAGCATTGATCCCATACTTACAGCGCAGTAA
- a CDS encoding SsrA-binding protein: MKKTSKSEFARTIHNRKARHEYEVLETLEAGIALKGAEVKSIRQGRASLDDSFALLRNNEVTLENMQITPYEHATIEPQDPKRSRKLLLHKAEILKLKPKVQEKGLSLVPLKLYFNDRGKAKLELALVRGKKLHDKRETIKQRDIEREMRRGE; this comes from the coding sequence ATGAAAAAAACATCCAAGTCAGAGTTTGCCAGAACCATACATAACCGCAAGGCGCGGCACGAATATGAAGTACTTGAGACGCTCGAGGCGGGCATTGCCCTCAAAGGGGCGGAAGTCAAATCCATTCGTCAGGGCAGAGCCAGTCTGGACGATAGTTTTGCTTTGCTGCGCAATAACGAGGTAACGCTCGAAAATATGCAAATCACGCCCTATGAGCATGCGACCATAGAGCCGCAAGACCCTAAGCGCAGCCGCAAGCTTTTATTGCACAAAGCAGAAATTCTCAAACTCAAGCCGAAGGTTCAGGAAAAGGGCTTATCGCTTGTGCCGCTAAAACTTTACTTTAACGACCGTGGCAAAGCCAAGTTAGAGCTGGCGCTAGTGCGTGGTAAAAAACTGCACGACAAGCGCGAGACCATCAAGCAGCGAGATATAGAGCGCGAAATGCGACGTGGTGAGTAA
- a CDS encoding EamA family transporter, protein MDRYTLSASDEDRLKGIFYVTLAALLWSTGGAFIKLVQLDSFQTSFWRSLFAAITIAAITKPKHLQFSLNNILASLAYSATLVFFVAGTKLTTAANAILLQYAAPIYILVLARFILNEAMSKAQIFRCVFCIAGMAVFFLDQLSVEGYLGNTLAALSGVAFAFMTVLLRKQRHAEPTQAILLGNFWIIIICAGIVAWQSFSNPKGVMHPDVYFGFAISTADSIIVAFLGIFQIAIPYILFAKAIRVLRALDAALISMLEPVLNPLWAFLIVGEIPSLFTFIGGAIIIAAIFVQNLWTMKFSNATSPPTR, encoded by the coding sequence ATGGACCGCTACACGCTTTCGGCAAGCGATGAAGATCGGCTGAAAGGCATTTTTTATGTCACGCTTGCTGCTCTACTTTGGAGCACAGGTGGCGCGTTTATTAAACTCGTTCAACTTGATTCGTTCCAGACTTCCTTTTGGCGTTCTCTCTTTGCTGCCATCACGATTGCTGCCATTACCAAGCCCAAGCATCTGCAATTCAGCCTAAACAACATTCTCGCTTCGCTTGCTTACTCGGCGACACTAGTGTTTTTCGTAGCTGGCACCAAACTTACTACAGCCGCTAATGCCATTCTCCTACAATATGCCGCACCGATTTATATCCTCGTGCTTGCCCGCTTCATCTTAAATGAAGCGATGAGCAAAGCACAAATTTTTCGCTGTGTTTTTTGCATTGCAGGCATGGCAGTTTTTTTTCTAGATCAACTCTCTGTTGAAGGCTATTTGGGCAACACTTTAGCGGCACTCTCAGGCGTTGCATTTGCATTCATGACCGTTTTGTTGCGCAAACAGCGACACGCTGAACCCACACAAGCTATACTTTTAGGCAATTTTTGGATTATCATCATCTGCGCTGGCATCGTGGCTTGGCAATCTTTTTCTAACCCCAAAGGCGTTATGCATCCCGACGTTTATTTCGGCTTTGCCATCTCTACCGCCGATAGCATTATTGTTGCTTTCCTCGGCATCTTTCAAATTGCCATTCCTTACATTCTTTTTGCAAAAGCTATTCGTGTGCTGCGGGCTTTAGACGCCGCCCTCATTAGCATGCTCGAACCTGTCCTCAACCCGCTCTGGGCATTTCTGATTGTTGGCGAAATACCTTCTCTTTTCACATTCATCGGTGGCGCCATCATTATCGCCGCAATCTTCGTGCAAAACCTCTGGACAATGAAGTTTTCAAATGCCACAAGTCCCCCGACAAGGTAG
- a CDS encoding endonuclease translates to MISFLASKTGLCKKSVLLVSGILLGTLFGAGCFSKSGQADPERKANVTKQTRVESSSQSTQTNKISLNESTTKQPVQAEPMVEDFEMGAKGSYKSATVRLKTGEWLFDEALIGSEERDRKNGNSAARLRGLAKLTMLFDYPNGASRVSIKHGVYGNDEAGKWSLWLSTNSGNSWRRVGTSVQASAKDLQTETFAVNVSGKVRFEIRAELSEKSRINIDDFVITPLDNTAPQTKAEPPPAPAAASVEARIQKQIELGMPTGASPEYIIRRPQYVISYNRDLNVANWACWHVNAESFGPVPRFQGNFLTDNSLPTGFYRVTHQDYTGSGYDRGHIVRSQERTATREDNDATFYLTNILPQTPDLNQGVWNAFELYCEKLAKQQKELYITAGGTFDKNPPRLKGKVAIPKSTWKIVVVLDRGQGLKDITKDTRVIAVDMPNLNGVRNDDWRKYRVSVAELERRTGLKFLTAVPEEVRKVLIEKIDAD, encoded by the coding sequence ATGATTTCATTTCTCGCTTCCAAAACAGGTTTGTGCAAAAAAAGTGTGCTTTTGGTCAGTGGTATCCTGCTCGGCACGCTATTCGGCGCAGGCTGTTTCTCTAAATCAGGACAAGCAGATCCAGAACGCAAAGCCAATGTAACAAAGCAAACACGCGTCGAGAGCTCTTCTCAAAGTACGCAAACAAACAAAATAAGTTTAAATGAAAGCACTACGAAGCAACCTGTGCAAGCAGAGCCCATGGTGGAAGATTTTGAGATGGGCGCAAAGGGCAGCTATAAAAGTGCGACAGTTCGTCTGAAGACAGGTGAGTGGCTGTTTGATGAGGCATTGATTGGTAGCGAGGAGCGAGATCGCAAAAATGGCAACAGTGCTGCAAGGCTTAGAGGACTGGCAAAACTTACCATGCTCTTTGACTATCCGAACGGTGCAAGCCGTGTGTCAATCAAGCATGGCGTCTATGGTAATGATGAAGCAGGCAAGTGGTCGCTCTGGCTTTCGACAAATAGTGGCAATTCATGGAGGCGTGTAGGCACAAGTGTGCAGGCAAGTGCGAAAGACTTGCAGACGGAGACATTTGCGGTCAATGTCAGTGGCAAGGTACGCTTTGAGATTCGCGCCGAACTCTCGGAAAAATCGCGTATAAATATCGATGACTTTGTTATCACGCCACTTGATAACACTGCGCCACAAACCAAAGCTGAACCGCCACCTGCACCTGCAGCCGCAAGCGTTGAGGCGCGCATTCAAAAACAAATTGAGCTCGGCATGCCAACGGGCGCCTCGCCCGAGTATATTATTCGCCGTCCACAGTATGTTATCTCCTACAACCGTGACCTGAATGTCGCAAATTGGGCATGCTGGCATGTCAATGCCGAAAGTTTTGGACCCGTGCCACGCTTTCAAGGTAACTTTCTCACCGATAATAGTCTCCCAACAGGATTCTACCGCGTAACGCACCAAGATTATACCGGCAGTGGCTATGACCGCGGACATATCGTCCGTTCGCAGGAACGCACCGCCACACGTGAAGACAACGACGCCACGTTCTATCTTACCAACATTTTGCCTCAGACGCCTGACCTCAATCAAGGCGTATGGAACGCATTTGAACTCTACTGTGAAAAACTAGCTAAACAGCAAAAGGAGCTGTATATCACCGCAGGGGGCACGTTCGACAAAAATCCACCAAGACTAAAAGGCAAAGTTGCCATACCAAAGAGCACATGGAAAATTGTAGTGGTCTTAGACCGTGGTCAGGGCTTGAAAGATATCACCAAAGACACAAGGGTAATTGCGGTTGATATGCCAAACCTCAATGGTGTGCGCAATGATGACTGGCGCAAGTATCGTGTAAGTGTAGCGGAGTTGGAGCGCAGAACAGGGCTGAAGTTTCTGACCGCAGTGCCTGAAGAGGTGCGCAAAGTACTTATAGAGAAAATAGATGCAGACTAA
- a CDS encoding efflux transporter periplasmic adaptor subunit: MLKKLLIGISVLGVISLLLWLRLKPSTSSSSPVARSTPASMVLPVQGYVVQKRKVENRVLSAGTLVASEEVELRSEISGVITKILFQEGTFVRKGTLLVKINDAELQAQLQRSLSRLKLATTREERQRKLLAEKAISQEEYDIAFNELNTLKAEVEIIRAQIDKTEIRAPFDGVVGLRYVSVGSYISPSTRIASIQNLRPLKIDFAIPEKYATMVRKGDKVLFNTQSVNRTLEGEVYAIEPKIDPNTRTLPIRAIYPNRDLHVLPGAFAEVELLMQQAEDAVMIPSEAVIAELKGQKVFVAKQGKAEPKPVEIGTRTDREVQVLSGLSDGDTVITTGILQLRPGTSVYFTDFQLGTDSD, translated from the coding sequence ATGTTGAAAAAGCTTCTGATAGGCATCAGTGTTCTTGGCGTTATTAGTCTACTTTTGTGGCTGCGTCTCAAGCCATCGACATCATCTTCCAGTCCTGTTGCACGCAGCACACCGGCGTCCATGGTTTTACCTGTGCAAGGCTATGTGGTGCAGAAGCGTAAAGTGGAAAATCGCGTGCTTTCGGCTGGTACACTTGTCGCCAGTGAAGAAGTTGAACTGCGCTCTGAGATCTCTGGCGTGATCACGAAGATTCTTTTTCAGGAGGGCACATTTGTTCGAAAAGGGACTCTGCTGGTTAAGATCAATGATGCGGAACTGCAAGCTCAGTTGCAACGCTCTCTTTCTCGCTTGAAACTTGCCACAACACGCGAAGAGCGTCAGCGCAAATTGTTAGCTGAAAAAGCTATCAGTCAAGAAGAGTATGACATCGCCTTCAATGAACTCAACACGCTGAAAGCTGAAGTCGAAATTATTCGTGCACAAATCGATAAGACTGAAATCCGTGCCCCCTTTGATGGCGTTGTGGGACTGCGTTATGTGAGTGTTGGCAGTTATATTTCACCTTCCACTCGCATTGCAAGCATTCAAAATTTGCGACCTTTGAAAATCGATTTTGCAATTCCCGAAAAATATGCCACCATGGTCCGCAAAGGCGATAAAGTCTTGTTCAACACTCAAAGTGTAAACCGCACGCTTGAAGGGGAGGTCTATGCTATTGAGCCAAAAATTGATCCCAACACACGCACCTTGCCTATTCGTGCGATTTATCCCAACCGTGATCTTCATGTTCTTCCCGGAGCATTTGCCGAAGTCGAACTTCTTATGCAGCAGGCTGAAGATGCGGTGATGATTCCAAGTGAAGCGGTTATTGCGGAACTCAAAGGTCAAAAAGTCTTTGTCGCCAAGCAAGGTAAAGCGGAACCGAAGCCTGTGGAAATCGGCACACGCACAGACCGAGAAGTTCAAGTTCTCTCTGGGCTCTCCGATGGTGATACGGTCATTACGACTGGTATTTTGCAACTGCGTCCAGGCACGAGCGTGTATTTTACAGACTTTCAATTAGGGACAGATTCCGATTGA